CCCGCCGCGCAGCACCTCCGCGAAGGCCGCGCTGGACGTCAGGGTGCCCACCCCCACGAACAGCCCCGGACCCATGCCGGTCCCGCCGGAGAACGTCCCGAAGCCCATCGGGATGCCCGCGATCAGGGAGCCCAGGATGGTCGTGAAGATCAGGATGAACGGGTAGGTCAGGGACACGATCAGCTTGCTGGCGATGACCTTCACGCGGTTCACGGGGCGGAGCAGCAGCGGCGCCAGCGTGCCCTGCGAGACCTCCGCGCCGATCATCTCGCCGACCGTCACCGCGATGAACAGCGGCAGCAGGTACCCGATGGTCACGCCGATACTCACGGCGGGCAGCTGCCAGCCGCTGACCAGCGAGACCTGAATCAGCTGGCTCAGGCGCGGCGCGAACGCCCACAGCAGCGGCAGCAGCAGCGTGACGAGCAGCGCCAGGTGAACGCTGCGCGCCCCGAACAGTTTGCGGAATTCCAGGGTCAGCAGGGTCAGCATGCGCGGCCCCCGTCGGTCAGGATGATGGTCATCAGGCTTGCTCCACGCGTTCGCGGTAGTACTCGTACAGGTCGAAGTGGTCCGGGCTGGCCTCGAACACGCGGATGCCCTCGCTGTGCAGGTGCGACAGGGCGTCCGGCACACGCGACTCGCCGCCCAGGTGCGCGATCGCGTACGGCGTGCGGGTGCTGACGCGCCGCACGAACGGCAGGCGCTCCAGCACCGCCGCCGCGCCGACCGGGTCGTCCACACGGAAACGGTACGCGGCCTGCCGGGCGCGCAGGTCCACGGTGTCCACCAGTCGCCCGCCGGTCAGGATGCCGACCGTGTGCGCGTACGTGGCGATCTCGCGCAGGTGGTGCGTGCTGAGCACGACCGCGCAGCCGCTCGTGGCGAGACTCGTCACGATCCGGTGGATCAGCCCGATGCCCAGCGGGTCCAGGCCACTGGTGGGTTCGTCGAGGATCAGGACCTTCGGTTCGGCCAGCATGGCGCTCGCCACGCCCAACCGCTGCCGCTGCCCCAGCGAGTACTCGCCGACCCGGCGGTCAGCCATGCGCGTCAATTCCAGCAGCGCCAGCACCTCGCGGATGCGGTCACGGCTGATCTTGCGGCCGCCCGGCGCCATCGCAGACAGGTTCGCGTGAATCTGGAGGTTCTGCGTGCCCGTGAACTGCGGGTAGAACTTCGCGGGGGCCTCCACGACCGCGCCCAGGTACGCGCGGGCGCGCTCACCGTCGGTGTGCACGTCGCGGCCCAGCAGGCGGATCTCGCCCTGACTGGGGAACGCCAGGCCGGTCATGGTGCGGATCAGGGTGGTCTTCCCGGCGCCGTTCGGGCCGGTCAGGGCGTACACCTCTCCGGGTTTCACGGTCAGATGAACGTCCTCCAGGACGGCATTCGAACCGTACGTTTTGTACAGCCCCCTCACCTCGATGGCGGGAACGGCTGGCGCACCTTGCTTCGTCACCCGTACAGCCTACCCCACGAATGAACGCCCGGTCCTTAAAATCCTCACCTCCATCCGCAGTCGGGCTCGTTGGACGCCCACGGCATCACAGTGCGGAGCTTCATGTCCGGTTTAACCTGCCCGGGCTGGCGACCCGTTCAGAGAGTCACGAACAGCGGGAGGTCCGACGGCCGCGTCGCGCCCACCTCCACCGCGCGGCGGTGCAGTTCCCGCACGGCCCGCTCACCTTCGTCGCCCACATCCAGACTGAAGGGATTCACGTACAGGTCGATGTGCGCCTGCATGACCTCGTCGGACATCTCCAGCGCGTGCTCGCGGATGTACGCGCGCGCCGCGTCCGGGTGCGCGTACGCGTACTCCAGGCTGGCCCGCACCGCCGCGTTCAGGCCACGCTGCATTTCCAGCGGCAGGTCGCGGCGTACCAGGATCGCGCCCAGCGGCAGCGGCAGGCCCGTGTCCTGCTCCCACCACGCGCCCAGGTCCAGCAGGCGGGTTAACCCGTACTCGTGGAAGGTGAAGCGCGACTCGTGAATGATCAGCCCAGCGTCGATGGGCTGCCCCGCGCACTCGCCGCTCTGCACGGCAGGCATGACCTCGTCGTAACGCATCCGCACGACGTTCACCTCCGGGAACACCAGCCGCAGCAGCAACTCCGCCGTGGTCAGCGCACCCGGCGACGCCACCGTCCGCCCGTTCAGGTCCTGCACGTCCCCGCGCGTCACGACCAGCGGCCCCACGCCCCGCCCCAGCGCCCCGCCCGCGCGCAGCGCCACGTACCGGTCCATCACCTCGAAGTACGCGCGGTAACTGATCTTCGTCATCGGCAACCGCCCCGACAGCGCCCACTCGTTCAGGGTCTGCACGTCCTCCAGCACCTCGCGCACCGGCAGCGGCCCCTGCACCAGCCCCGCGTGCAGCGCGTGAAAGATGAACGTGTCGTTCGGGCAGAACGAGTACCCCAGGTCCAGCACCGCGGGCAGCTCGGCGGAGGACTCGGGGGACGAAACAGGGGAGAGGGCGTCCGTGCTCATGCCGCCCAGGGTACGCCCCACCCGCCGGGCGCACCGCAACCCTCACCACCCCCACCTCTCAGCCGCCCGTCAGCTTCGGCCCGTACGCTGCCCCCATGACCCTCACCGTCCGCCGCACCGTTCCGCGCCTCCTCCTGACCGGCCTGCTGACCGCCGTGACCGGCGCGGCCCTCGCGGGGGGCGGCAGCGGCTCCCAGACCGGCGCGCCCACCACCGCCCCCTTCGGCTGCCGCGCCGGGTACGTCCGCCCCGACTTCAAGGCCCTGAACGCCCAGCTGACCCAGGCCCGCGCCCTGTGGGCCAGCCAGCGCCCCGCGAACTACACCTACGACGTGAACCAGATCGCCGCGCCCGTCCTGTTCCCCGGCACCCGCGTCACCGTGAGCGGCGGCCGCGTGACCCGCACCGCCCTGGCCCCCGGACAGGACGGCACCGTGAACCCCGCCCTGTCCGCCCGCACCATGGACGCCCGCTTCGACGAGATCGCCGCCACCCTGAAAGCCCAGGTGAAAGCCCCCTGCCCCATCGTCCGGCAGACCTTCGACCCCACCTACGGGTACCCCACCCGCTTCGCGTCCGGCCTCGGCGACGAGGGCATCATGGACGGCTTCGGCGAATGGAACATCAGCAACTTCACCGTGAACTGAGGAAGCCCCCGGGCGGCTGAACCCCTCAGTCGGCTGCGCCGACAGCTCCCCTTAAGGGGAGCCTGACTCGGCGCAGGAGGTGATTACCGGACGTCTTTCAGGGCGTCGCGCGCCGCCTGTGCGTCGCGGGCGATCTGGGCCTTCAGTTCGTCCAGTCCGCTGAATTTCTGCTCGCCGCGCAGGTGCGTGAAGAACTTGATCTGCAATTCCTGGCCGTACAGGTCGCCGCTGTAGTCGAACAGGTGCACCTCGAAGCGGCGGTCGGTGCCGTTCACGGTGGGGCGGAAGCCGACGTTCGCCATGCCGTGCCAGCGCCCGTGATCCCCCACGGCCACCACGGCGAATACGCCCAGCGGCAGGGCCTTGCCGTCCGGCACGCGGATGTTTGCGGTGGGCCAGCCGATCGTGCGGCCCAACTGGTCGCCCTGCACGACCACGCCCTGCGCGTCGTAATGGCGGCCCAGCAGGCGCCGCGCGCCGTCCACGTCCCCGCTCTTGAGGTACTCGCGCACGCGGGTACTCTTGATGTCCTCGCCGCTCAGGCCGTGGATGGGCACCACGACGACCTCCGGCGCGACCTCGCGCAGGTCCGCGGCGCTCCCGGCGCGGCCCCGCCCGAAGTGGAAGTCCTCGCCGACCACGATCGCGCGGGGGCGCAGGAGGCGCAGGTCATCCAGGAACGCCTCCTTCGGGCGGGACGCGAACTCCGGCGTGAACGACGCCGCGATGGTCTCGTCCACGCCGTAGCGGGCCAGCAGGTCCAGTTTCTCCGGGAGGGTGGACAGGAACTCCACGCCCTGCGTCAGCACCCGCGTGGGCGGATCGAAGGTGTACACCACGCTGGGCACCCGGTGCTCGCGCGCCTTGGCCTTCAATTGCGCGATCAGGGCCTGATGCCCCAGGTGCACCCCGTCGAACGACCCGACCGCGACCACCGTGGCGGTGTCCGGGCGCTGTCCGGGCGACACGTACGTCTTCACGCGCCACCCTGGCGGCCCGCGAGCAGGATCACGGCGTGCATGGCGGCCGCCACTGTGGACGCGCTGCCGATCAGCGTCCCGTCCCGCAGCCCCGCCAGGACCTGCGCGGGCGGCAGCCACAGCACCTCGATGCCCTCCTCGTCCTCGTCGTGCGGCAGCTTGCTCTCCCGGAGGTTCGTCGCCTCAAACACGTACAGGAACTCGTCGCAGAACCCAGGGCTGGCGTAGAAGCGCGTGAACAGCGTCACGTCGCCGTCCAGGCCCGCCTCCTCCTGCAACTCGCGCCGCGCCGCCTGCTCGGGCGTCTCGCCCGGATCGATCAGCCCGGCCGGGGCCTCCACCGTGAACGCCCCCACCGCGCGCCTCTCCTGGCGGACCAGCAGCATCTCCCCGCGCGTGTTCAGGGCCAGGATCGCCACCGCGTCCGCGTGCCGCACCACCTCCCACTTGCCGTCCAGGAGTTCCAGGCGCACGATCCGCCCGTCATACACCACCCTCGTCCCACCCGTCGTCTCGCCGGTCATCTTCCGGCAACTGTAATGCACCCGCCCCCGCACCCCCACGCGGTCATAGACTGCGCGCATGTTCACCCGCCCCGACCTGGAAGCGCGCGAGGCCGCCACGCTGGCCCCCACCGCCACCCTCAGCCGCGACCACGGCGGACGCGAACACGCAGAAGGCGAAAGCGAGACCCGCACCGCCTTCCAGAAGGACCGCGACCGGGTGCTGCACACCACCGCCTTCCGCCGCCTGGAAGCCAAGACGCAGGTGTTCCTCTCGGCCGCCGGGGACCACTACCGCACCCGCCTGACCCACACCCTGGAAGTGCAGCAGGTCGCCCGCAGCGTCGCCCTGAGCCTCGGCCTGAACGAGACGCTCGCCGAGACCATCGCCCTCGCCCACGACCTTGGCCACCCCCCGTTCGGGCACGCCGGGGAACGCGTCCTGAACCAGCTCCTGGCCGACGAGGGCGGCTTCAACCACAACCTCCAGGCGCGGCGGATCGTCACGCTGCTCGAACACCCCAAGAGCGAGTACCCCGGCCTGAACCTCACCCGCGACACCCTGGACGGCCTGAACAAACATCACCGCGCGGGCCTGGGTCAGCCCAGCCTGGAAGCGCAGGTCGTGGACGCCGCCGACGCCCTCGCCTACACCGCGCACGACCTCGACGACGGCCTGCGCAGCGGCCTCATCACCCCCCACCAACTGAACGAACTGCCCCTGTGGACCGAACTCACCCGCCGCGCCGGACTGCACGGACACGACCTGAGCGAACAGGGCCGCCGCACCCTGCACCGCCAGCTGCTCGGCTGGCTGATCCGCGACCTCACCCACGCCAGCCACGCCAGCATCACGGCCAGCGGCGTCACCACCCCCGCCCAGGTCCGCGCCTGGCCCACCCGCCTCATCACGTACAGCCCCGACATGCGCGACCTCCTGCGCGACACGGGCACCTTCCTGCGCGAGAACCTCTACCGCCACTGGCGGGTCGAGATGCAGGTCGAACAGGCCACCCAGGTC
The DNA window shown above is from Deinococcus sedimenti and carries:
- a CDS encoding ABC transporter ATP-binding protein, encoding MTKQGAPAVPAIEVRGLYKTYGSNAVLEDVHLTVKPGEVYALTGPNGAGKTTLIRTMTGLAFPSQGEIRLLGRDVHTDGERARAYLGAVVEAPAKFYPQFTGTQNLQIHANLSAMAPGGRKISRDRIREVLALLELTRMADRRVGEYSLGQRQRLGVASAMLAEPKVLILDEPTSGLDPLGIGLIHRIVTSLATSGCAVVLSTHHLREIATYAHTVGILTGGRLVDTVDLRARQAAYRFRVDDPVGAAAVLERLPFVRRVSTRTPYAIAHLGGESRVPDALSHLHSEGIRVFEASPDHFDLYEYYRERVEQA
- the ribF gene encoding riboflavin biosynthesis protein RibF; translated protein: MKTYVSPGQRPDTATVVAVGSFDGVHLGHQALIAQLKAKAREHRVPSVVYTFDPPTRVLTQGVEFLSTLPEKLDLLARYGVDETIAASFTPEFASRPKEAFLDDLRLLRPRAIVVGEDFHFGRGRAGSAADLREVAPEVVVVPIHGLSGEDIKSTRVREYLKSGDVDGARRLLGRHYDAQGVVVQGDQLGRTIGWPTANIRVPDGKALPLGVFAVVAVGDHGRWHGMANVGFRPTVNGTDRRFEVHLFDYSGDLYGQELQIKFFTHLRGEQKFSGLDELKAQIARDAQAARDALKDVR
- a CDS encoding DUF6174 domain-containing protein — translated: MTLTVRRTVPRLLLTGLLTAVTGAALAGGGSGSQTGAPTTAPFGCRAGYVRPDFKALNAQLTQARALWASQRPANYTYDVNQIAAPVLFPGTRVTVSGGRVTRTALAPGQDGTVNPALSARTMDARFDEIAATLKAQVKAPCPIVRQTFDPTYGYPTRFASGLGDEGIMDGFGEWNISNFTVN
- the dgt gene encoding dGTP triphosphohydrolase, with protein sequence MFTRPDLEAREAATLAPTATLSRDHGGREHAEGESETRTAFQKDRDRVLHTTAFRRLEAKTQVFLSAAGDHYRTRLTHTLEVQQVARSVALSLGLNETLAETIALAHDLGHPPFGHAGERVLNQLLADEGGFNHNLQARRIVTLLEHPKSEYPGLNLTRDTLDGLNKHHRAGLGQPSLEAQVVDAADALAYTAHDLDDGLRSGLITPHQLNELPLWTELTRRAGLHGHDLSEQGRRTLHRQLLGWLIRDLTHASHASITASGVTTPAQVRAWPTRLITYSPDMRDLLRDTGTFLRENLYRHWRVEMQVEQATQVLHGLYHALMNRPSMLPPTYRALAASEGQPRATCDYLSGMTDRYALDTHATITPGGTPALWPR
- a CDS encoding 1,4-dihydroxy-6-naphthoate synthase, which translates into the protein MSTDALSPVSSPESSAELPAVLDLGYSFCPNDTFIFHALHAGLVQGPLPVREVLEDVQTLNEWALSGRLPMTKISYRAYFEVMDRYVALRAGGALGRGVGPLVVTRGDVQDLNGRTVASPGALTTAELLLRLVFPEVNVVRMRYDEVMPAVQSGECAGQPIDAGLIIHESRFTFHEYGLTRLLDLGAWWEQDTGLPLPLGAILVRRDLPLEMQRGLNAAVRASLEYAYAHPDAARAYIREHALEMSDEVMQAHIDLYVNPFSLDVGDEGERAVRELHRRAVEVGATRPSDLPLFVTL
- a CDS encoding ABC transporter permease, giving the protein MLTLLTLEFRKLFGARSVHLALLVTLLLPLLWAFAPRLSQLIQVSLVSGWQLPAVSIGVTIGYLLPLFIAVTVGEMIGAEVSQGTLAPLLLRPVNRVKVIASKLIVSLTYPFILIFTTILGSLIAGIPMGFGTFSGGTGMGPGLFVGVGTLTSSAAFAEVLRGGLLAGVVLMPVAALSLLFGVMYLNTAAAALATFATLIVMRLLVVLPDTIQSILLTSHLNLYVQQGDILQSLILLLIYTAGFGLLSIFAFDRRDV
- a CDS encoding NUDIX domain-containing protein, which encodes MTGETTGGTRVVYDGRIVRLELLDGKWEVVRHADAVAILALNTRGEMLLVRQERRAVGAFTVEAPAGLIDPGETPEQAARRELQEEAGLDGDVTLFTRFYASPGFCDEFLYVFEATNLRESKLPHDEDEEGIEVLWLPPAQVLAGLRDGTLIGSASTVAAAMHAVILLAGRQGGA